The following are encoded together in the Gordonia insulae genome:
- a CDS encoding DUF6891 domain-containing protein, producing MQAPHLTDLRDLVRSRLIPGFTGLTEIEADARDWAEDVGEPPDAAVVEVRRLWDERADAQQRWTEDGDYARLRAAFDELDADGVLARMNFSCCTRCATQAIDGERTPEPDRDDWYKFREWAYVYFHEQDAERLADEDAVLYLGYSAFRPHPTLPDSLLDAMSEGDVDAEHTAYERTETLLAEQIVGVLNRHGLDVAWSGSRHDRIGIRIVRWRKPLPHSAIS from the coding sequence ATGCAGGCACCGCATCTCACCGACCTGCGTGATCTGGTCCGGTCACGACTGATCCCGGGTTTCACCGGGCTCACCGAGATCGAGGCGGACGCGCGGGACTGGGCCGAGGACGTCGGTGAGCCGCCCGACGCGGCAGTTGTCGAGGTCCGGCGACTGTGGGACGAACGTGCCGATGCGCAACAGCGATGGACCGAGGACGGCGACTATGCGCGGTTGCGTGCGGCGTTCGACGAACTCGACGCCGACGGTGTGCTGGCCCGGATGAACTTCTCCTGCTGCACCCGATGCGCCACCCAGGCGATCGACGGGGAGCGTACGCCGGAGCCGGATCGCGACGACTGGTACAAATTCCGCGAATGGGCCTACGTCTACTTCCACGAACAGGATGCCGAACGCCTGGCCGACGAGGACGCCGTCCTCTACCTGGGCTACAGCGCATTCCGTCCACATCCGACCCTGCCGGACTCGCTGCTCGATGCGATGTCGGAGGGAGACGTCGATGCCGAACACACCGCGTACGAGCGCACCGAGACATTACTGGCCGAGCAGATCGTCGGCGTGCTGAACCGGCATGGACTGGACGTCGCCTGGTCGGGTTCGCGCCACGATCGCATCGGCATCCGCATCGTGCGGTGGCGCAAGCCGTTGCCGCACAGCGCGATCTCGTAG
- a CDS encoding NAD(P)-dependent alcohol dehydrogenase, translated as MKAVQVIGYHDKLQLNEIPDPTVTGPLDVIVKIGGAGVCRTDLHILEGQWAEKSGVALPYTIGHENAGWVHAVGDAVSNVAVGDKVILHPLVTCGLCHACRDGDDVHCENSDFPGIDTDGGYAEYLKTTARSVVRIDDSLEPSDVAALADAGLTAYHAAAKVARTTRPGDVCVVIGAGGLGHIGIQVLSAISGVTIVVVDRNPAAVDLAVEVGAHQGIVADGAHAPGAEPAGVPSHVEKVLELTDGKGAQAVLDFVGEGGATAEGIAMLRRAGNYFVVGYGENIDVPTIDVISTEINFIGNLVGSYNDLTELMTLAAQGKVTLHTTKYALDDFQQAIDDLDAGRVRGRAILVP; from the coding sequence ATGAAAGCCGTCCAGGTCATCGGCTACCACGACAAGCTGCAGCTCAACGAGATCCCCGATCCGACCGTCACCGGTCCGCTGGACGTGATCGTGAAGATCGGCGGTGCCGGTGTGTGCCGCACCGATCTGCACATCCTCGAGGGTCAGTGGGCGGAGAAGAGCGGGGTCGCCCTGCCGTACACGATCGGTCACGAGAACGCCGGCTGGGTCCACGCCGTGGGCGACGCGGTGTCCAACGTCGCCGTGGGCGACAAGGTGATCCTGCATCCGCTGGTCACCTGTGGGTTGTGCCACGCCTGCCGCGACGGCGACGATGTGCACTGTGAGAACAGCGATTTCCCCGGTATCGACACCGACGGCGGGTACGCGGAGTACCTGAAGACGACCGCGCGCAGCGTGGTCCGCATCGACGACTCGCTCGAACCGTCGGACGTCGCCGCCCTGGCCGACGCCGGGCTGACCGCCTATCACGCCGCCGCGAAGGTCGCCCGGACGACCCGTCCCGGTGATGTCTGCGTGGTCATCGGCGCCGGGGGCCTCGGGCACATCGGCATCCAGGTGCTCAGCGCGATCTCCGGGGTGACGATCGTGGTGGTCGATCGCAACCCCGCCGCAGTCGACCTCGCCGTCGAGGTCGGGGCGCATCAGGGCATCGTCGCGGATGGCGCGCACGCGCCGGGAGCGGAGCCGGCGGGCGTACCGAGCCACGTGGAGAAGGTGCTCGAGCTGACCGACGGCAAAGGCGCGCAAGCGGTCCTGGACTTCGTCGGCGAGGGCGGCGCGACCGCGGAGGGCATCGCGATGCTGCGCCGCGCCGGCAACTACTTCGTCGTCGGATACGGCGAGAACATCGACGTCCCCACCATCGACGTCATCTCCACGGAGATCAATTTCATCGGCAATCTGGTCGGGTCCTACAACGACCTCACCGAGCTGATGACATTGGCGGCGCAGGGCAAGGTCACCCTGCACACCACGAAGTACGCCCTCGACGACTTCCAGCAGGCCATCGACGATCTCGACGCCGGCCGCGTACGGGGACGAGCCATCCTCGTCCCCTGA
- a CDS encoding RidA family protein codes for MTTPTPTTIRINPTSWNAGFRFDHAQLRPAPREVLTVAGQASVADDGSVLHDGDVAAQLSLAVHHIEEILARVDMTLADVFSLTVYTTDIAATLAAYEALTERLDAHGATPPAALVGVAALALPGLAVEITAQAGR; via the coding sequence ATGACCACACCGACCCCCACCACCATTCGTATCAACCCGACGAGTTGGAACGCCGGGTTCCGCTTCGACCACGCCCAGCTGCGTCCGGCGCCGCGTGAAGTCCTGACCGTCGCCGGGCAGGCCTCCGTCGCCGACGACGGCAGCGTGCTGCACGACGGTGATGTCGCGGCGCAACTCTCCCTCGCCGTGCACCACATCGAGGAGATCCTGGCGCGCGTCGACATGACCCTCGCGGACGTCTTCTCGCTCACCGTCTACACCACCGACATCGCCGCGACCCTGGCCGCGTACGAGGCGCTCACCGAACGCCTCGACGCGCACGGCGCGACGCCGCCTGCCGCCCTCGTCGGAGTCGCGGCACTCGCCCTGCCCGGACTCGCCGTCGAGATCACCGCCCAGGCCGGTCGCTGA
- the groL gene encoding chaperonin GroEL (60 kDa chaperone family; promotes refolding of misfolded polypeptides especially under stressful conditions; forms two stacked rings of heptamers to form a barrel-shaped 14mer; ends can be capped by GroES; misfolded proteins enter the barrel where they are refolded when GroES binds), whose translation MAKELRYNAEARLRLERGVNALADAVKVTLGPKGRNAVLEKLTGPPTITNDGVTIAREIQLRDPFANMGAQLVKEVAMKTNGVVGDGTTTATVLAQAMVREGLRAVDQGANPMRVRRGIERAVATVIDGLSDQAVQIGGRSDLERIASLAASDDDVIGAVIASAVEHVGKNGVITTEESDTLGLSVDVVDGIEFDHGYISGYMVTDHERMEAVLDNPVVLLTNKKISTVQEIMPAIESAKRADRPLLVLAEDVDGPALQLLVGGNMHKTMQSVVVRAPGFGHRRVAELEDLAVALGGQVIAKDTGLELSEVSVAHLGTCDRVTVTENETTIVGAHGDQALVDARVAQLEAQLRRARIDADHDSLELRIARLTGRVAVIRVGGFTSVELKERMLRVEDALAATRAAVEAGIVSGGGTALAQAHRVLEALVAEGDEAVGIDVVRRSLAEPLFWIATNAGYDGDEVVKVVAGLPIGHGFNALSGEYGDMFDEGVIDPCKVTRAALESAASIAALLITTETAVVEEVLTHPGAIEAPGFGDLAEGMVRPSNIY comes from the coding sequence ATGGCCAAAGAGTTGCGCTACAACGCCGAAGCGCGGCTACGGCTGGAACGGGGCGTCAACGCCCTCGCCGACGCAGTCAAGGTCACCCTCGGCCCCAAGGGTCGAAATGCCGTCCTGGAGAAGCTCACCGGACCACCCACCATCACCAACGACGGTGTCACCATCGCTCGCGAGATCCAGCTCCGCGATCCGTTCGCGAACATGGGTGCCCAGCTGGTCAAGGAAGTCGCCATGAAGACCAACGGTGTCGTCGGTGACGGCACCACCACCGCAACGGTTCTCGCGCAGGCGATGGTCCGCGAGGGTCTGCGCGCGGTTGATCAGGGCGCGAACCCGATGCGGGTACGTCGCGGTATCGAACGTGCGGTCGCGACCGTCATCGACGGGCTGAGCGACCAGGCCGTCCAGATCGGGGGGCGCAGCGACCTCGAGCGGATCGCGAGCCTGGCGGCCAGCGACGACGACGTCATCGGTGCGGTGATCGCGTCGGCCGTCGAGCACGTGGGCAAGAACGGGGTGATCACCACCGAGGAGAGCGACACCCTCGGACTGTCTGTGGACGTCGTCGACGGCATCGAGTTCGACCACGGCTACATCTCCGGCTACATGGTGACAGATCACGAACGGATGGAGGCGGTGCTGGACAACCCGGTCGTGCTCCTGACGAACAAGAAGATCTCCACGGTGCAGGAGATCATGCCGGCCATCGAGTCGGCCAAGCGCGCCGACCGGCCGCTGCTCGTCCTCGCCGAAGACGTCGACGGACCGGCACTGCAGTTGCTGGTGGGCGGCAACATGCACAAGACGATGCAGTCGGTCGTCGTCCGCGCGCCGGGCTTCGGCCATCGCCGGGTCGCCGAACTCGAGGATCTCGCGGTCGCACTGGGCGGACAGGTCATCGCCAAGGACACCGGACTGGAGCTGTCGGAGGTGTCCGTCGCACACCTGGGCACCTGTGATCGCGTGACGGTCACCGAGAACGAGACGACCATCGTCGGCGCACACGGCGATCAGGCGCTCGTCGACGCGCGCGTCGCGCAACTGGAGGCACAGCTGCGCCGGGCACGGATCGACGCGGACCACGACAGTCTCGAGTTGCGCATCGCCCGACTCACCGGGCGGGTCGCGGTAATCCGGGTCGGCGGCTTCACGAGTGTCGAACTCAAGGAACGCATGCTGCGCGTGGAGGACGCGCTCGCAGCGACGCGGGCTGCAGTCGAGGCAGGCATCGTCTCGGGTGGCGGAACCGCACTGGCACAGGCGCATCGGGTACTCGAGGCACTGGTCGCCGAGGGCGACGAGGCGGTCGGGATCGACGTCGTACGCCGTTCCCTCGCCGAGCCGCTGTTCTGGATCGCCACCAACGCCGGCTACGACGGCGACGAGGTCGTCAAGGTGGTGGCGGGGCTGCCCATCGGCCACGGTTTCAACGCGTTGTCCGGTGAGTACGGCGACATGTTCGACGAGGGCGTGATCGATCCGTGCAAGGTGACCCGCGCCGCCCTGGAGAGCGCCGCGTCCATTGCCGCGTTGCTGATCACCACCGAGACCGCGGTGGTCGAGGAGGTGCTGACACATCCGGGTGCGATCGAGGCGCCCGGGTTCGGCGACCTCGCCGAGGGGATGGTGCGTCCCTCGAACATCTACTGA
- a CDS encoding sigma-54-dependent Fis family transcriptional regulator gives MPAQIAAARERFLTDDNIAAGVRESISTSWRRSRAFNVHADRLELPFVREPNLESPLVSAARPIIRQLADDLSAEPVSIVLTSSDGVVLSRASAHRPLLRMLDDVSLAPGYSYSEEHAGTNGIGTALENRQATLVRGSEHYAGCLAQLSCAGVPIVHPVSGAVVGALDLTGLADDGGPLLLSLAKSATAQIEQRMLSQASERESRLLNAYLATCRRAPQMMVLAIAGDIVLMNQRLRLAVDPQDQISLLENAVDQTLESTTSRRVSTLASGRVARLSPVPEYWDEQSGMAVFHVHLLDTGEPRGPRTSTRRPGTMLPGVVGRSSSWQQSCDRVVRYVGTGEWIAVSGEPGSGRSTVLRMAAVHGRGTVRVFSAQDFELPATIDALGVELDREDFGVVLRDVDRLDETTLAAVAGLFQGREESGWVGVTIGEGAGGDTGGSDAAAILLPFFTHTVTIPPLRHRIEDLRELIPVLLRQLTRGRELTVSAEAMRQLSKYSWPGNVAELRQILREIVTHQRSGVIDVGQLPPSCRSLSRHTLTRIEALERDAIVRSLEENGRSKAAAAAALGISRATIYRKIKEFGIDM, from the coding sequence ATGCCCGCGCAGATCGCTGCCGCACGTGAGCGATTCCTGACCGATGACAACATCGCCGCAGGCGTGCGCGAGAGCATCTCCACGTCCTGGCGGCGGTCCCGTGCTTTCAACGTGCACGCCGACCGTCTCGAGTTGCCGTTCGTCCGTGAACCCAACCTGGAGAGTCCGCTGGTGTCGGCGGCCCGCCCGATCATCCGGCAGCTGGCCGACGATCTGTCCGCCGAACCGGTGAGTATCGTCCTCACCTCATCCGACGGCGTCGTGCTGTCGCGGGCCAGCGCACATCGTCCCCTTCTCCGCATGCTCGACGACGTGAGTCTCGCACCCGGCTACAGCTACAGCGAGGAGCACGCCGGCACGAACGGCATCGGCACCGCGCTGGAGAATCGCCAGGCGACCCTGGTCCGCGGCTCGGAACACTACGCGGGGTGCCTCGCGCAGTTGTCCTGTGCCGGTGTGCCGATCGTGCACCCGGTGTCCGGCGCCGTCGTCGGAGCGCTGGACCTGACCGGACTCGCCGATGACGGCGGACCGTTGCTGCTGTCGCTCGCGAAGTCCGCGACCGCCCAGATCGAGCAACGCATGCTGTCGCAGGCGAGCGAACGCGAATCACGCTTGCTCAATGCATATCTCGCGACCTGCCGCCGGGCGCCGCAGATGATGGTGCTCGCGATCGCCGGCGACATCGTGCTGATGAATCAACGCCTGCGTCTCGCCGTCGACCCCCAGGACCAGATCTCGCTGCTCGAGAACGCGGTCGACCAGACACTCGAGTCGACGACGTCTCGCCGGGTGAGCACGTTGGCGAGCGGTCGCGTCGCGCGTCTGTCCCCGGTGCCGGAGTACTGGGACGAGCAGTCGGGGATGGCCGTCTTCCATGTCCACCTGCTCGACACCGGTGAACCTCGTGGTCCGCGAACGTCCACACGGCGGCCGGGGACGATGTTGCCGGGCGTCGTCGGACGCAGTTCGTCGTGGCAGCAGAGTTGCGACCGGGTGGTCCGTTACGTCGGGACCGGTGAATGGATCGCGGTCTCCGGCGAACCGGGTTCCGGCCGATCGACCGTCCTGCGCATGGCCGCCGTCCACGGCCGCGGCACCGTTCGGGTGTTCTCGGCCCAGGACTTCGAGCTGCCCGCCACCATCGATGCGCTCGGCGTCGAGCTCGACCGCGAGGACTTCGGTGTCGTGCTGCGCGACGTCGACCGGCTGGACGAAACGACCCTGGCCGCGGTCGCCGGCCTGTTCCAGGGTCGCGAGGAGTCGGGCTGGGTGGGAGTCACCATCGGCGAGGGCGCCGGTGGCGACACCGGCGGCTCGGACGCCGCGGCGATCCTGCTCCCGTTCTTCACCCACACGGTGACGATCCCGCCGCTGCGTCATCGGATCGAAGACCTGCGCGAGCTGATCCCGGTCCTGCTGCGCCAACTGACCCGCGGTCGCGAGCTGACCGTCTCCGCCGAGGCCATGCGCCAGCTCAGCAAGTACAGCTGGCCGGGCAACGTCGCCGAGCTCCGGCAGATCCTGCGCGAGATCGTCACCCACCAGCGCTCCGGGGTCATCGACGTCGGGCAGCTACCCCCGTCCTGCCGTTCACTCAGCCGGCACACGCTCACCCGGATCGAGGCGCTCGAACGCGACGCGATCGTCCGGTCCCTCGAGGAGAACGGCCGCAGCAAGGCGGCTGCCGCAGCGGCACTGGGCATCTCGCGCGCGACGATCTATCGGAAGATCAAGGAGTTCGGCATCGACATGTGA
- a CDS encoding FAD-binding oxidoreductase, with protein sequence MSLTTPDAATIVGPVLTPGDAGYAEELAGFNVATVQAPDVVVGATSADDVAAAVRHARAHGLRIGVRATGHGPVVEGHGLLTITTSRMTEVTVDPIARTARVGAGARWRDVIAATAPHGLTGLVGSSSSVGVVGYTLGGGLSPLGRQFGYAADRVRSIEVVTADGTVRTVDAGAGSDLFWALLGGRDGCGIVTALEFDLVGLTTLYGGGIYFAGGAAEQVLHAWRRWAPTLPEEAGTSVAILRLPPDPMLPPPLQGQIAVHVRFTYTGDPAVGAQLLAPMTSVGPVLLQNVDVMPVAALDAVHMDPPGPMPSIERGSTVRDLPADAVDAILAVAGPTVASPLAIVEIRLLGGRLTAPQGVPNSVTARSASYSVLAIAVPAGPAAELAGPHVGAVNAAVAPWADGGLLNFAGSTPAADLPGLWSTDDHDRLCAIRERHDPGGIFRRTV encoded by the coding sequence ATGTCCCTCACCACCCCTGACGCCGCGACGATCGTCGGCCCCGTCCTCACCCCCGGAGACGCCGGATACGCCGAAGAGCTCGCCGGATTCAACGTCGCGACGGTCCAGGCGCCCGACGTCGTCGTCGGTGCCACGTCGGCCGACGACGTCGCCGCCGCGGTCCGCCACGCCCGCGCCCATGGACTCCGCATCGGCGTCCGCGCCACCGGCCACGGACCGGTCGTGGAAGGCCACGGCCTGCTGACCATCACCACCAGCCGGATGACCGAGGTGACGGTCGACCCGATCGCCCGGACCGCCCGCGTCGGCGCCGGGGCGCGTTGGCGCGACGTGATCGCCGCGACCGCGCCACACGGACTGACCGGGCTCGTCGGATCGTCCTCGTCGGTCGGCGTCGTCGGATACACGCTCGGCGGCGGACTGAGCCCCCTCGGACGACAGTTCGGCTACGCCGCCGATCGCGTTCGCAGCATCGAGGTCGTGACCGCCGACGGCACCGTCCGGACGGTTGATGCGGGGGCGGGGTCCGATCTGTTCTGGGCTCTGCTCGGCGGTCGGGACGGTTGCGGGATCGTGACCGCGCTCGAGTTCGACCTCGTCGGCCTGACCACCCTCTACGGTGGCGGCATCTATTTCGCCGGTGGCGCGGCCGAGCAGGTCCTGCATGCATGGCGACGATGGGCACCGACCCTCCCGGAAGAGGCAGGAACCTCGGTGGCCATCCTGCGGCTGCCGCCGGACCCCATGCTCCCGCCGCCCCTCCAGGGCCAGATCGCCGTCCACGTGCGGTTCACCTATACGGGGGATCCCGCGGTCGGTGCGCAGTTACTCGCCCCGATGACGTCGGTCGGACCGGTGCTGCTGCAGAACGTCGATGTGATGCCGGTGGCCGCGCTGGACGCGGTGCACATGGATCCGCCCGGGCCGATGCCGAGCATCGAACGCGGCAGCACCGTGCGGGACCTCCCGGCCGACGCCGTCGACGCGATACTCGCCGTGGCCGGGCCGACGGTCGCGAGTCCGCTCGCCATCGTCGAGATCCGGCTGCTGGGCGGGCGACTGACCGCACCCCAGGGTGTGCCGAACTCGGTCACCGCGCGATCGGCGTCCTACAGCGTCCTCGCCATCGCCGTGCCCGCGGGGCCTGCCGCTGAGCTGGCCGGCCCACACGTCGGCGCGGTGAACGCCGCGGTCGCACCATGGGCCGACGGCGGGCTGCTGAACTTCGCGGGGTCGACACCGGCGGCGGACCTGCCCGGGCTGTGGTCGACCGATGATCACGATCGGCTCTGTGCGATCCGCGAGCGTCACGATCCGGGCGGGATCTTCCGCCGGACCGTCTGA
- a CDS encoding class II aldolase/adducin family protein, whose product MRFSDERAALAAAAHRLAREGMTHGTGGNLSVRMGDRVVLTPSGCRLADVTADQMVVVDLDGVVVEDTTFRPTSELRIHLDVYRHTSATAVVHAHPVASIAVANIVDDLPVVHYTAALLGGSIRVAPYAVFGSRALGDGVATALSDRTAALMRNHGSVAYADDLDTACDRIELVDWLADVYLRSAAVAPPATLDADDIVEVVVAATERQYTPFPGRKS is encoded by the coding sequence GTGCGCTTCTCCGACGAACGCGCGGCGCTCGCTGCCGCGGCTCACCGACTCGCCCGCGAGGGGATGACCCACGGCACCGGCGGCAATCTCTCCGTCCGAATGGGCGACCGCGTCGTGCTCACGCCGTCGGGATGCCGGCTCGCCGACGTCACCGCCGACCAGATGGTGGTCGTCGACCTCGACGGTGTGGTGGTCGAGGACACCACGTTCCGTCCGACCTCGGAGCTCCGCATTCATCTCGACGTCTACCGGCACACGTCGGCGACGGCCGTCGTGCATGCCCATCCCGTCGCGTCGATCGCCGTGGCCAACATCGTCGACGACCTCCCCGTGGTGCACTACACGGCGGCACTGCTCGGCGGATCCATCCGGGTCGCGCCGTATGCAGTGTTCGGCAGCCGCGCGCTCGGCGACGGCGTGGCCACCGCGCTGTCCGATCGAACGGCCGCCCTGATGCGCAACCACGGGTCGGTGGCCTACGCCGACGATCTCGACACCGCATGCGACCGAATCGAACTCGTCGACTGGCTGGCCGATGTCTACCTGCGGTCCGCGGCGGTGGCCCCGCCGGCGACCCTGGACGCCGACGACATCGTCGAGGTCGTGGTCGCCGCGACCGAGCGGCAGTACACACCGTTCCCCGGGAGGAAGTCATGA
- a CDS encoding carbohydrate kinase family protein: MRIATFGAHVLDVLAQPVDEIPAGQGAALVQNIRMSVAGPAGGTAITLAKLGVEVYTVGAVGADDPGDLMTTVLNRHGVNTDHLVTVDQPTSMSMLPIRSNGDRPALHLPGANLAYPLADAPLELLTGVDHVHIGAPELLNPPELAALLGDIRAVGITLSADILADGDPGLLAWIEPVLPHLDYLLPNDDQVRGFTGESDLVTASRHLIDRGVTCVAATAGADGAYVVTADDVEHAPAHEVTVVDTSGCGDSFSAGFLAARGHDLGLLDAARIGCAVAGIVATGLGSDHGDFTWSSIAD, encoded by the coding sequence ATGAGAATCGCCACCTTCGGCGCACACGTGCTCGACGTGTTGGCCCAGCCGGTCGACGAGATCCCCGCCGGCCAGGGTGCTGCCCTGGTGCAGAACATCCGCATGTCGGTCGCGGGCCCGGCCGGCGGCACCGCGATCACCCTCGCGAAGCTCGGTGTCGAGGTCTACACGGTGGGTGCGGTGGGCGCCGACGATCCCGGCGACCTGATGACGACGGTGCTCAACCGGCACGGCGTGAACACCGATCACCTCGTCACGGTGGACCAGCCTACCTCGATGAGCATGCTGCCGATCCGCAGCAACGGCGACCGGCCGGCACTGCACCTGCCCGGCGCGAATCTCGCCTACCCGCTCGCCGACGCGCCACTCGAGTTGCTGACCGGCGTCGACCACGTGCACATCGGCGCACCCGAACTGCTGAACCCGCCGGAACTGGCGGCGCTGCTGGGCGACATCCGCGCCGTCGGCATCACCCTGTCCGCCGACATCCTGGCCGATGGTGACCCGGGCCTGCTCGCCTGGATCGAACCCGTTCTGCCGCACCTGGATTACCTCCTGCCTAACGACGACCAGGTGCGCGGGTTCACCGGCGAGAGCGACCTCGTCACCGCATCCCGTCACCTCATCGACCGCGGCGTGACATGCGTGGCCGCCACCGCGGGTGCGGACGGCGCCTACGTGGTGACCGCCGACGACGTCGAACACGCACCCGCCCACGAGGTCACCGTCGTCGACACCAGCGGTTGCGGAGATTCCTTCTCCGCAGGCTTCCTGGCCGCGCGCGGGCACGACCTCGGACTGCTCGACGCAGCCCGGATCGGTTGCGCCGTGGCGGGAATCGTCGCCACCGGACTGGGCAGTGACCATGGCGATTTCACCTGGTCGTCGATCGCCGACTGA
- a CDS encoding iron-sulfur cluster assembly protein, with amino-acid sequence MTAVADRRATPSTMVEAAIAALGTVVDPELDEPITDLNFVRSILVDDEGITVHLRLPTSFCSPNFAYLMASDAQDALQQLDDAGLVRVMLDDHHDSDKINAGLAAEAGYLGTFGVEADEGLDDLRATFVRKAHTAAMERCVSDLLARHEVTPDEIGHLTLRDLPPGPKKSALLRRRANVGLSLCPNSLVLVGDDGQPVSPDDAGMRLRFARSVRISMEGNGHFCRGLLATRYADDADCDGRSGPVITDLRTHRSAS; translated from the coding sequence ATGACCGCCGTCGCCGATCGCCGGGCCACACCGTCGACCATGGTGGAAGCGGCGATCGCCGCACTGGGCACCGTGGTCGATCCCGAACTCGACGAGCCGATCACCGATCTGAACTTCGTGCGGTCGATCCTCGTCGACGACGAGGGCATCACCGTGCACCTGCGACTGCCGACATCGTTCTGCTCGCCGAACTTCGCCTATCTCATGGCATCCGACGCACAGGACGCATTGCAGCAGCTCGACGATGCGGGCCTCGTCCGGGTGATGCTCGACGATCACCACGACAGCGACAAGATCAACGCCGGTCTCGCCGCCGAGGCAGGATATCTCGGCACTTTCGGGGTCGAGGCGGACGAGGGTCTCGACGACCTGCGGGCGACCTTCGTCCGCAAGGCGCACACGGCGGCGATGGAGCGTTGTGTGTCGGATCTGCTCGCGCGGCACGAGGTCACGCCCGACGAGATCGGACACCTGACCCTGCGCGATCTCCCGCCCGGGCCCAAGAAGTCGGCGTTGCTGCGTCGCCGGGCCAACGTCGGACTCAGCCTGTGCCCCAACAGTCTGGTCCTCGTCGGCGACGACGGCCAACCGGTATCCCCCGACGATGCCGGGATGCGGCTGCGGTTCGCTCGCTCGGTCCGGATCTCCATGGAGGGCAACGGCCATTTCTGCCGCGGCTTGCTCGCCACCCGCTACGCCGACGACGCCGACTGCGACGGCAGATCCGGCCCAGTCATCACCGACCTCAGAACACACAGGAGTGCATCATGA